The Phragmites australis chromosome 1, lpPhrAust1.1, whole genome shotgun sequence genomic interval TGTTCAATAGTTCAGGGGTAAAATTGATGATGCCCAATGCATGTTTATGGATAAGCTGGAATTTTCGTAGCACTGAATCACCATAACCAAGTTCACAAGACAAACACTTCAGACTAACATATCAGTTTGGTAATTTACTCAGCAAGGGGCACATATATTCTGTATATCTAATCAATTGGCCTCCTACAACAATGGTAATCACATTGAAACATAAACAGAACAATCTTTTCAGACATTTCAATTCAGCCAGACATGAACTTCACTCATGTGAGGTGCAGACGAACAAAATTGTTTCAGAATATAAGCATCTAATAAGTGCAAACCAGAACTTACCCTCTTCTGGGAGCTCTCAACCCAATATTTGTTGGGCTTGGACAGTCGCAGCTTCCCGGCACTGGTCGCCTGGATGGTATCACAATCCTGCAAACCCCACAGATCACCGATAAGCTTAATGACCAAATAAACCCCCAATAAACCCTAATCCCTAAAACTCACACAGGGCAACGGTCTCCGCTTTCGATCAAGCAAGGGTTTACCTGGCGCAAGCCGGCACCGAGCTTGATGGTCTGGTTGGTCATCTCTAAGAGGTCCAGAACGACGTCGCCGGGCACCTGGGCAGCGACGGCGAGGTGAGAGAGCAAGCGCGAGGCCAGCCGATCGCGAGCGAGAGATGTTGAGGCGCAGGAAGGGGATGGAGGCGTACCACGTAATCGTCGACGAGGGCGGAGAGCGGCGGCCTCCTCGACCCCATTGTTCAGACTCGAAAGCGGCGGTCGGGCACACCGGCGACGAGGAGAAGACGCTGGGAGCGGAGCGCGGCGGCGGTTCTGGCTCCGGTGCGTGTGGTGGTTTCTAGCGGAGAAGATGGGCCTGGCCCTCGAAGCGTTGTTGGCCGGGCTGGGGAAATGCGGACGATGCTGGCTATGAGGATGGGCTAGGTCCGATGGGTAGTTCTTGGTtaatatttagtttattttttaaatttaattagGCGGTAGTgaatctttaatttattttttatttttgagtcTTAAAATTTACATCTATACTCGGCACTTACAGGATTGGGTCTATTAAAAAGACTTGGaaattaggatttttttttcattacaaGAATGATGATGTACACACTCCTACCGCTACAAACGCACATCAAACTCATGTGTCTACAAGCGTGTCTTCGATCACACACCTGTAAATAAAACAGCTGAAAGTAAAAGAGTGTGTAAATGGCAGGCACCAACTGCTGCAAACGGTCGTTAAGCTGAAAGTTAAAAGTCGAGTGACGCTTGGTTGTAAGATGATAATGATTCGCAGGTGCAACACCGGATAGGCCACAATAGAATATCTCGGTAATTGCTAATTCACCTATGCCAACGAAATGGCGTAGCAAATTTCCGATGTACTTCATTCTGTCAGTAACTGATACACACCTGTGTCCTATTGCTACATAGTACACACACATCACAGCTCACCATTCGGTTGGGGCACTGATATGTGAATATGGGCAAACTTTCACAATAATTTCATAATCATACATACAGGAACATAACATTGGTATGACAATTATCAGCCAGCAATTCCTTACACCAATTGGAGTGAGGTCCCTTCTCATTTGATATAgaacattaatattacagaaCCATAAAAAGATCAGCCTGTAATCCAGTTAATTGAAAAGCCAGTCATTTGTTCAGTTTTGTTGCAACACAACTAAGGACCAGAAATTGTAGAGATTAACGATGACACAAGCCTTAAACCATGAGCGAGATACATCTAGCACAAAGTATTCACACCAAATACTGTGCATCCGTAGTTTTAAGAAATTGCGCTAAAGACACAGTACGCAGAGACGATTGAGCTAAGACCAAGAGCAATGAAAGCTAGGAACGCCATGGAGGCTGAAGCATTGATCAGTTTGGTGAATTGGTCCCCTCCAAACCGTGATACCCAGACATCATTACGAGAAAGTGCTGCTGAGGATGCTGACAGAAGAAGGTAAGCCAACATCTGCAAATAACACCACTAGTCATTCAAACACATTTCCTCAGCAAGTAACAGTTGTTGATCCGAGATCGCAAGTTCAGATTGTGCAGAACGTCAGAACTGAATGTCAGAGATGTCAATAAAGGGGAACTTAAGAACAATAGCAACACATTTCCAGAAAACAAGGTCTGGCTAATACCAAAGAGCTGAAGAATGTAAAATGAACAATATGCATTGCACAAGGAGCATCTCAACTCCGTGCTTTTGGAGACAAATTATGTGATTGATAAGCACAAGAAATTTTGCCACATGACAAACCACATTCATCATTCATGTGATTAGTCGTAAATGTGTCGATCACTGCACCATTCTCATTAGTCATTTCTAAATGGTTCCATTAACATGACAGCTGATTAAAATTGGAGGACTTGTGTGATCATTTATCACAAAAGGAAACATAGGTCGTTTGATACTAACATATAATCCATCAATTCCGACTGAGAAAAGATAAATCAAGAGTTCAATATTCAACATATGGGCCAACTCTTTGCGTCAGTGTTTTACTATTTACACCTGAGGATGCACAATGTTGTATCTGTACAATATTTGTACCAACTAATGTAAGAGTGCGTTTGGCAGCGAGAAACGCTCCCATTTTGGGCCAGAAACAGGAGAATCCCTGCCAAATGGGTAGCTTGGTTTATGATTCCTGCAAGAAACCAAGAGAAACATTTCTGTTTTTTGTACTAGCAGGAGAATCACTCAAAATGGTGTTCCTCACTAAAATCACTGCCCCCTCACATACAATCTTCAGGGATCTGAATCTACCGAACTAGCCAAACGATTGCACAAATTGATTATGATTCACCATAGAAACGTTTCTAGGGAGAAACCGAAACCAAAACGTTTCTAGGAGCATCCGGAACCGTGCAAAATGGGGCCTAAATACTCCTACATCAAATTAAATCCAGCATGAACAATCAACTGCATCCGAGAGAATGGTCAATTACCACCTAAAGTTCATGCAAAACCTAGGATTTCTTTAAGGTCCAAgggaaaaaaatgcatatggTTCGTCCACTATATGCAGCATTGATTTACTTCCCGGTTCCCATAAACATTGACCTACTTTGCTGACATCAACCACTAAATTACCAGGAACCCAAACTTGCAAAATTGTGCTACTATAAACCTCATGTTAATCATGCTTGCCTGATCCATGGCGAGATTGATGTAGCTGCGCAATGGGGCTCGAATGATGCGCCTTCCTGTGACAAGATAATGCACCTCGGCTACCAACTGGAGCCCGGAATAGGTAAAGGCCACGACGCTCGCAGCAAGAACGTACCTGTATGCAAAAATCCAGCAATTTACACCTCCCATCAACACTGAATATGAACTGAAGTTGTAACTAATGTGGAAAGTTTTGAGCTCTGCGCTCTGCGTTCTAGAGTCCAGAGCGCAACCTGTACTCGTTGTAGCGGCGGAAGGAGTCACCAGACCAGCCCGTCGTGGTATCGGTAGCCATGACGGAGAGCGAGACCAGGCAGAACACGGCGGCcgaaaccctaaaccctagctcGGCTCTCCTCAGCTCCGCGCGCCGCACCTTCTCCGGGACCCCGTCGCCTAGGAGCCACCTCTTGGACCTcgcgccacctccgcctccgcccccgGAAGTGGCGGCGGTAACGGCAGCGAGTGACCCAGTGTCGCTCCGAGGGGCAACCTTGTCCGCTGCCGGCttcgcctccgccgccgtggGGTCTTCACCGGAGAGGAGCTTTGCGATGGTCAGGGCCGATTCCTTCTGCGGCGATCCGGTTGGGGACGCCGCCGCTGAGGATGCCTttggcggcgtcggcggcgtcgACTCTTCGGTTTGGGTTAGCGCGAGGGCTAGTGTCATGCTCCCCGATTCGCTAGCCGACTCCGTCTCCTTGTGCTCCGACCTGGCTTCCGAGGACACCGGcgcaggaggaggtggtgctaTTGGAGCGGGGGTGGGATGGGGCGGTGAGCGCGGCGGCGATGTTTGGTCCTCACGCGGGAGGGGGGTAGAAGGATCGGCGCTGGGCGGAGGCAGTGGCGTCGGGGGATGCGGAGGTGAGGATGGAGAGGAATCACCGGAACGATTCGGCGGCGAAATAGCAGTAGGaccaggtggtggtggtggaggaggaggagcgggtgTTGGGTTCTCCGGCGAGATGGATCCATGGGGAGATGGATCGACAGCCGGATGTTGTGAGGGGGGAGAAGAAGGCACGAGGGGCtcgaccggcggcggcggcggcggcggtcggatTGGTGAGGCCATGGAGGAGTAGCTCGTTCGCTCGATGACTGCGGCTGGTGGTGGCTGTGGCGTCGCGGTTGTGCCGTTGTGGGCTCGCGCGGTCGAGCTCTGGTGTATAGTAAAGTAGGTGTAGGGACGACCTACAGAGTACAGACGCTGACATATGGCCAACTCGACCTATTTTTCCCCTAATAAAGATAGGCTGCAAATTGATTGCCAACAAATAGCCATAGAAGCAAAGTCATATAAAAGGAAAATCAAGCGCAAAGTTTATTAATAAATATCTAACTATGTTGGACGAATATCTCTATAATAGTTATCTTCAGATATGGCATGCTCACTTCATCTTCTCCCTTATTACCTCTTTTTGCAGTAGGAATCAGAAATAAATCTAATGGGTTCATCTGAAGTTGACCTGTATATAAGAATTTGACTTTATCTTATCAAACATAATACTATTACTACTCAACCATATAGCCCAACATAAAGTGTTTGTCCTAACCAAAATTTAAGGTTGTAGAGTAGAGTCTATATTTTGTAGctaattttcaaaacaaatatgcTACAAACCTTAGTGGTGGTAGATCAAACGATATTTGAACCAATCTCCAAATAAACTTAACAAACtggtaataaaaaatagtgttgTATAGTTTAATTATTCttaaaaataacattttttcACTGTCATGCCATCTAAGTTTAGCTAAATTGTCTTTTGTTAAGATGACTCCTTCATcaaaataccaaaaaaatatttttatctttaGAGGAAGTCTGAGTTTCCATAAGAACTGATTTGTTGGAATGATATCGTGGTTGATTAAAGCTTTATACGACAGAAAACATACTATTTTTGTGTAGCCACCATTTGAATGAATAATTTTGGTTATTAAGTCGCATTAAACTGAATTGAGCAACCAGATCATACAATTTCATCAATGTGTCCCCGTTAGAGACATTTAAGGATATAATTGAGGACGTTCACCACATTTGCATGTCTCTTGTTCACTATGTAGTGTAAAGATGGGTATTGTTCCCTCGGTATGGATGTGACTAGccatttatcttcctagaacaTATTTGGCAAAGTAAAGTGTCGAGAGTTAATTCTTGATAATGATTTTAAGGTGTACTAGTCGATAGACGCGTGAACGACGTTTGCATTATACTTGTATTTGCGATTAACTAAAGAACATGGGGATTATTCAGATTCAGACCTTACTAAGGATAACATCCttacatcctatgtattttgttattaaTGTTTGTGAACTAGTTACAGATGAGTCCTCTTGACTcctgcctctccctctctttatatagtagaaagaataagaacttacaagtgagcTATGTTTAGCAGACTCATATCTAGTTAGATATTTTACTATTAGATCATTATCATGGAGAACCGGATGAAACTAACTTGCCCTAAGAGCTCTGCCTGTCCATCCTACCCATGGAACACTGCCGCACCTGCCTCCTTCGGTCGCCTGGCCTATCCCATTGCCACACGATAAGTTCGTCTGCCAAGCTGTCCGTACCTGTACTCCGTGAGTCTACTggcaaaatcatccacttgccCGGTCATTCTTCAGATCATGTTCCATCCGTCGTGTAGTGTAAGTCGGTCTGCAACACCTCACtccgtagcaattaatgctacgaaACAGGGCATTGTCTATTTGCCTCGGTCACGACTTTGTTCACTGAAGAAGGTGTTTcgagaagaaaaacacttgaatagacaccaataaatatgattagacaGGTTAAATATAGACGTCTCGCGACCAACACGAGACCATATTATATTGTGAGGAGGTTGTATGCACAAGTTTGGTCGTGCGAGCCCAGGACTGATTGCTCGATATGCCAAGGTTCAAAAAAATCCTCGCCGATCGTCATATTTCTCATAGAACCCGTTAGCCAAAATATCCCTTACTTAATAGTCCAATATAAATGTTTCTAGACTCCAATTTTGGTCTTTAGGCCTTACCAGAAAGTCACAAGTTTCCATTGCGCCTTTCTAATCGTCCTATTCATAGCAAGATTAGCCGATTAGTAATTGAAGGGCTCTTAAGGTTGCCGATTACTCAGCTCTTTGCGACAAGATGAAGTTGTGGCAGCGAGAAACTTTGAGCTTGTGGGATTGAATCGTCACCATTATTGATTGGCATCATGCTTTCCTCACATGATCAAACACCCCATAActtttttgaaaacattttcatCCTTTGAAATTTGT includes:
- the LOC133917849 gene encoding CASP-like protein 4A3, which codes for MASPIRPPPPPPPVEPLVPSSPPSQHPAVDPSPHGSISPENPTPAPPPPPPPPGPTAISPPNRSGDSSPSSPPHPPTPLPPPSADPSTPLPREDQTSPPRSPPHPTPAPIAPPPPAPVSSEARSEHKETESASESGSMTLALALTQTEESTPPTPPKASSAAASPTGSPQKESALTIAKLLSGEDPTAAEAKPAADKVAPRSDTGSLAAVTAATSGGGGGGGARSKRWLLGDGVPEKVRRAELRRAELGFRVSAAVFCLVSLSVMATDTTTGWSGDSFRRYNEYRYVLAASVVAFTYSGLQLVAEVHYLVTGRRIIRAPLRSYINLAMDQMLAYLLLSASSAALSRNDVWVSRFGGDQFTKLINASASMAFLAFIALGLSSIVSAYCVFSAIS